GGAAGGCTCATTTAATGAGATCATCGTGTCGGCCGGAACCCTAGGGAGCCCACAACTCCTTATGCTAAGCGGCGTCGGTCCATCAGCTCAATTACAAGCCCAAAACATTACGGTGGTGATGGACCAGCCTCATGTGGGTCAAGGGATGCACGACAACCCTATGAACGCTGTGTTCATCCCTTCTCCGGTCCCTGTCGAAGTCTCACTCATCGAGGTGGTTGGAATTACTGGCGAAGGAACATACGTTGAGGCTGCCGGTGGTGAGAATtttggtggtggaggaggtagtGGTTCCTCCGCTAGAGACTACTATGCGATGTTTTCTCCAAAGGCAACGTTATTAGAGTCAAATTCAATGAAATTATCATCAGCCCAACCTTTTCAAGGAGGCTTCATTTTAGAGAAAGTAATGGGCCCGCTATCAACGGGTCATTTGGAGCTccgaacccgaaacccgaatgatAACCCAGTTGTGACGTTCAACTATTTCCAACACCCGGACGATCTAAAACGATGCGTTCGAGGGATCCAAACCATAGAGAGAGTTGTGGAATCTAAGGCGTTTGAACGGTACAAGTATGCGGATATGTCTTTTGAGTATCTGCTTAACCTTACGGCAAGTACTCCAGTAAATCTTAGGCCACCTCGCAGCGGTCCTGGAGCCTCGTTGCCTCCATCAGCTGAGGAATTTTGCCAACATACAGTTACAACAATTTGGCATTACCATGGAGGATGTGTTGTTGGTAGAGTCGTCGATGGGGATTATAAGGTTATTGGTATCGACCGGCTCAGGGTCATTGATATGTCGACCGTTGGTTATTGTCCTGGTACGAACCCTCAAGCCACGGTTATGATGCTTGGCAGGTGAAGACAAATTATTCTTGCTATCATATATGTATATCGATTATGTTTACATTTTTTGCCACTAATTGCTAATGGTTTTTGGATAATATATGCATGCAGGTATATGGGTGTGAAGATCATGAGAGAGAGACTCGCTAATAAGTAGGGTTTTGGATAGGATTTGGTTTTTGTGAAAACCTTACCTactaatgaaataaatcaaGATCTTATCAGTCAATGTATCTAGTAGCTGCGTACATGTTTTGGTGgtactttttatataatacacGATCTTATTTTCCTCCATTACCATTAGGTTAACCTATAGAGGCATACTGAATTTTGAGAATCTTGCTTTTACCATGATATTTCATACAAAGAAATACGAACTAATTATGACCATTATGTTGAGAAACAAGATCACTATGATCATCAGTCTGTTATTATGGTGGAGCCGTTGAGGATATATTCCACGAGCACCATTAGCTATTCACTCGTAATGCCTTTGATTACTTAAAAAGTAAAGCGAACTTTTAACAGCTTTTCTaatagaaaaatgaaaagtGAAGCAACAATCGAATAACTATACTAATCTGGAAAAGAGGAATTTACGTATATCAAtttaattctcttttttttttgaacaaccaatttaattctcatattACTAAAAGGTATGAGCAACTTAAGATGCCGAAATTTATTTGCAATGggatttttgtttaaaacaatacaaaaatttgcaagaaaaaaaagagggtTAAGAACTACATAGCAGAGCACATTGACAACATATGGATTACAAACCAAATCATaaatcaacaacaagaacacaaaaaacAACTTTCACcacaaacccaaaaaaaaatttagacccTTTTATTCGATTTTCAAAAGCTTCCTAGTTGGAATCTTGGTTTAAAGACTCTAAAGTCCATTTATCAACCTTTGATCTCTGTCTTCTTATTTGGTTCGAAGACAAACTTAACAAGAGATTCCTTTATAGACAACAACTCCGGAAACTCTGTTTTCAACTTAGTGGCATCAAGCTCATTGTTACTCCTCGGAGCTACAATCACTTTCGCCTGTTCTTCCAACGTGAAGTTCTTCCAAGTGAAACTCGGATCGACAAACTCTTTATACATCTCTAGTATCTCATTGTGGCTCACCACCCCCGGATTAGTGAAGTTCCATATCCCAGTTAGGTTCCTCTTCGCCATCTCGAGAGAGATAGGGAGAAGCTCATCGAGGATCGTCATCGAGTTCGGTATGTCCACGACTTTCTCATACCGAGTTATCTTGGTGATGAAGTTTCTCGGGTTCGAGAGATCTGATGAGATAGGCATCCTTACACGGAGCGTGCATACGTTCTCATAGTTCTTGAGCAGTTCCTCTACCTATTACATAAACCAATGATTAGACCTATATCATTTGAATTAAACCGGACTAAACCGGACCAATCTGAAGTGAAAGAAGTTTCTGACCATAGCCTTTGTCTTGGAGTAGAAGGAACCGGTGAAGTTAGGTGTGTCCTCTTCTTTAAACCCGAGACCCGACCCGAGAGGATGACCCGAATCGTACTCGAATATACAACCGGTGGCGTAGTTGATCAGCACGAGGCCTCTCTCCCTGCAAACGTCGGCCAGAGTCAAGGTTCCGACAACGTTCGTACGGATGGTCTCCACCTTGTGGGACTCGCACCAGTCCACGTTCGGTCGTCCGGTGACTCCGGCGGCGTTGAAAACATGGCTCGGGTTGACGGAATCAAGATCGGCGATGAGCGACCGGCGATCCTCGAGCCGGCCCGAACCGTAGGTGTATGGGATTCCCTGAGCTTCGCAGAGCTTGCCGAGAACACCGCCGATCCAGCCTGTTCGGCCGTAGATTAAGAAGTTGAGAGATGAAGATGAGCCGTTTGCTTCAGTACCCATTATTTTTGTCGTGATCGAAGATTTCACCGGCGAAGAATAAGTAAGAGATT
The Raphanus sativus cultivar WK10039 chromosome 1, ASM80110v3, whole genome shotgun sequence DNA segment above includes these coding regions:
- the LOC130510578 gene encoding bifunctional dTDP-4-dehydrorhamnose 3,5-epimerase/dTDP-4-dehydrorhamnose reductase-like — protein: MGTEANGSSSSLNFLIYGRTGWIGGVLGKLCEAQGIPYTYGSGRLEDRRSLIADLDSVNPSHVFNAAGVTGRPNVDWCESHKVETIRTNVVGTLTLADVCRERGLVLINYATGCIFEYDSGHPLGSGLGFKEEDTPNFTGSFYSKTKAMVEELLKNYENVCTLRVRMPISSDLSNPRNFITKITRYEKVVDIPNSMTILDELLPISLEMAKRNLTGIWNFTNPGVVSHNEILEMYKEFVDPSFTWKNFTLEEQAKVIVAPRSNNELDATKLKTEFPELLSIKESLVKFVFEPNKKTEIKG